In a genomic window of Brettanomyces nanus chromosome 1, complete sequence:
- a CDS encoding uncharacterized protein (EggNog:ENOG41): MSTVDLDLSKVLENLEHAAEECSLEQKTDVVSFCTILDVYLNDLSVYSDEQKYQLMDKLTEIFEGNHKLLHDVSWDLLPVFVSFLNADYNPSAGGLRQSPSIMKFMNLCELLALYGEPKELLLACCDRMESIKPRTAEDFKGSSEFPLNVINDDYFRRCVVEIHSLFEICSSCLRRNTTLRPSKFLGVAVTSLIKFLKTPSDPARYLVIVRRFYTFIRDYTPPDLPEKLPADFEESELPRLVADENYLQRKLLELLFSFVVEYMTKNLGGSLVALLVSGFPQEYVSRDAPRLEFIGRFVTLGLSMDLQFDELLQQQLEDAETLFAGTRKLQTSDDVFAAVIEGYNKDMKRDTRKLSMCPSSIVILYTYGVFVCKEQFSRSPLEVIPLIKLQLKLFVPFSIRPQLVHNAAVVCSMILTLEALEKDPQRSRSQLADPANELLLLTYLQNLSVLCMNSGNVVVVQFFYRFLVELLLNSTDKIAYGFLLDTIRNCPLHDLQARCVTILRDMMRREKVPAAGKDFNRTVDGLKSLSVDSTVAPFPSDVSEKPPLPPRSSKVIVFTPSRRKDITDLFDKALDETSVDPIHSSAKLLALISLVTAEKEHFDAVEVIKWLNATESLGRTHKKKAEKETDSKKAEELAALAKLLTLVAAKSKVNFLTEADIRT, encoded by the coding sequence ATGTCTACGGTCGATTTGGACTTGTCTAAGGTGCTCGAAAACCTCGAGCACGCAGCCGAAGAATGCTCTTTGGAACAAAAGACTGATGTTGTATCGTTCTGTACCATTCTGGATGTATATCTCAATGATTTGAGTGTGTATTCGGACGAGCAAAAGTATCAGTTGATGGATAAGCTTACTGAGATTTTTGAGGGCAACCACAAGTTGCTACACGATGTTTCCTGGGATCTATTGCCGGTTTTTGTTAGCTTTCTTAATGCGGACTACAATCCCAGCGCGGGAGGACTTAGGCAATCGCCGTCTATCATGAAGTTTATGAATCTTTGCGAACTTTTGGCTCTATACGGCGAGCCTAAAGAGCTTCTTTTGGCCTGCTGTGACCGGATGGAATCAATTAAACCAAGGACAGCCGAGGATTTCAAGGGATCTTCCGAATTTCCTTTAAACGTGATAAATGATGACTATTTCCGTAGGTGTGTTGTCGAGATTCACTCACTTTTCGAAATCTGCAGCAGCTGCCTTCGTCGTAACACTACTCTCAGGCCTTCCAAGTTTCTTGGTGTTGCTGTTACTTCTCTAATAAAATTTCTCAAGACGCCATCCGATCCGGCCCGGTACTTGGTCATTGTGAGGAGGTTCTACACGTTCATTAGAGACTACACGCCTCCAGATCTTCCAGAGAAGTTGCCTGCAGACTTTGAGGAGTCAGAGTTACCAAGGTTAGTCGCTGATGAAAATTATCTTCAGCGGAAGTTGCTTGAACTgcttttttcctttgttgTTGAGTACATGACAAAGAACTTGGGTGGTTCCTTGGTGGCACTGCTGGTTAGTGGGTTTCCTCAGGAATACGTGTCTCGTGATGCGCCAAGACTCGAGTTCATTGGCCGTTTTGTGACGTTAGGTCTCTCTATGGACTTACAGTTTGACGAGCTACTGCAACAGCAGTTGGAAGATGCAGAGACTCTATTCGCTGGTACCAGAAAGCTACAAACCAGCGATGACGTCTTTGCAGCTGTAATAGAGGGCTACAACAAGGATATGAAGAGAGATACGAGGAAATTGTCCATGTGCCCCTCATCTATTGTGATACTATACACTTATGGTGTCTTCGTGTGCAAAGAGCAGTTCTCGCGGTCTCCTCTTGAGGTAATACCGCTCATCAAGCTTCAACTTAAGCTTTTTGTTCCCTTCAGTATCAGGCCCCAACTTGTTCATAATGCAGCTGTTGTTTGCAGCATGATTCTTACGCTAGAGGCCTTAGAGAAGGACCCAcagagaagcagaagccaGCTGGCAGACCCGGCTAACGAGCTCTTGCTTCTCACATATTTGCAGAACCTTTCCGTCTTATGCATGAATTCGGGAAATGTCGTTGTAGTGCAATTTTTTTACAGATTTTTAGTGGAGTTACTTCTGAACTCGACAGATAAGATTGCTTACGGGTTCCTTCTTGATACAATCAGAAATTGTCCACTACACGACTTGCAAGCCAGGTGTGTCACGATTCTCAGGGACATGATGAGGAGGGAGAAGGTTCCGGCAGCCGGTAAGGACTTTAATAGAACAGTAGATGGGTTGAAATCGTTGTCTGTGGATTCTACAGTTGCGCCATTTCCCTCTGATGTATCTGAGAaacctcctcttcctcctaGATCGTCCAAGGTAATCGTGTTCACCccttcaagaagaaaagatatcACGGACCTCTTTGACAAAGCGCTCGACGAGACCTCGGTTGATCCTATACATTCCTCAGCGAAGCTTTTAGCTCTTATATCTTTGGTTACCGCTGAAAAGGAACATTTCGACGCTGTGGAGGTCATCAAATGGTTGAATGCCACGGAAAGTTTGGGCAGAACtcataagaagaaggcagagaaagaaacagaCTCAAAGAAAGCCGAAGAATTGGCAGCTTTGGCAAAACTCCTAACTCTTGTAGCTGCTAAAAGCAAGgtcaacttccttacagAGGCTGACATCAGGACTTGA